From Aegilops tauschii subsp. strangulata cultivar AL8/78 chromosome 5, Aet v6.0, whole genome shotgun sequence:
CATTTCGGTCCCAAGGGGATGCATACATATTCTACAACAAGCACCCCAAAGAGCGTGGGTTTAGCATCAGGAGGGAGAAGGTGAAACGAGGGAAAGGGCCTTCAGGAATTATTTGGTTCAGACGGTTCCTTTGCTCTAGGGCAGGGAAAAGGCAAAGCAaattcataaccatggagggccGCACCCACAGGCTTAGACCCGAGACTCGTTGTGAGTGTGGTGCGTAGATGGTGGTGAAGTTGGACAGAGCACGTGGAGTTTGGTTCGTCGCGTCATTCATGGACGATCACAACCACGCGCTAGCGTGACCCGACGAGGTCCCATTTTTGTAGTCACACAAATGGATTGAAGATGGCACGAAAGCAGAGATATTGGCGATGCAAGGGGTTGGGATCAGAAAGCATATAATGGTCTACAACTTCATCTACAGCTATGGTTTGTCTGATAAGTGCGGACTTATTAGGTAGACGTTTACAATCTGTGTTGCAGAGAGAAAATGAAGGTCATGGCAAAGGGTGATGCTGAGACGGCAGTGGGCATTATGAGGAGCAGAAAGTCGAAGGACCCTGACTTCTTCTTTGAGTACGTGCTTGATAAGGAATGGCGGTTGAAGAGTATGTTCTGGTGCGATGCACAGTCACGGAGGGACTATTAGGACTACGGAGATGTGGTCGTGTTTGACAAAACATATAAGATGAAAAAATATGGTATTGCCGTTCATCCCCTTTGTCGGTGTTAATAACCTCCGTTATACCACTGTTTTTGGTTGTGCCGTTGTTTCTAACGAGACCGAAGGGACATACGTGTGGCTGCTTCAGACATCTATGCGCGCAAACTGTCAGCAGAAGCCAAAGTCAGTAATCATAGACGGTGACGATGCAATGTTCGGAAACCTGCGCAAATCCTCATCTGACTCCTACGTCATTTAATAATTAATCATGTAAAAAAACCTGTGCAAATCTTGGCGTAAAATCAAATGGTGTAGAAGTTAGACGAGACATGGTTAATTCTCATCTGGATAGATGAGAGCTAGCCACACCAATCCATATTTTTTTCATCCGGTGACAAACTAGAGCATTTACCTCAACTATTTATCATATTCTTATATGGACGGTGCTGAAACTAAGCTTGGCGGTGACAGAGCAACAAGGTCATGGTCCTTGGTCTAAAAGCTAAAGAAATGCTTAACTTCTCCTGGGTGCATTCCACATCAAACGACTCGGGCGGATATTGACTAGCACAGTAGATGAACATAAGCATATATATAGCTCGCACGGCGAGGCCGAACGAGTATCACACCGGGCAACTAAGCGCGTGACCGTCTACGAGCCACGGTGCGAACGTAAGTATACGTACATACACGCTGACCACGACCACGACCGAACAGCCCGCCGGTCATCATGGCgatgccgcctcctcctccgcccccTCTTCATCCTGTGACGGCCGGCGGCAAGCCTGAACGGAAGACGGTGGAGCGCAACCGCCGCAACCAGATGAACGCGTTGTACTACCGCCTGGACACGCTCGTCCGCGCCGGCGGCGCCGCCCCTTCTCCCGCAGTTCGTGCACACATTTTATATCGATTGACCTCATATGTATATGTGTTTATATATACGCGCCACGCGCATGCATGCACTCATAGTGATGATTTTGTATGTACAGCCGGCGGCGGCGACTAGGCCTGACAGgctcggggaggcggcggcgTACATAAGCCGGACGGCGGAGCGGGTGGAGAGGCTCAAAGATAGGAAGCGCGAGCTGACGGCGGCCAGGGCGGCGTCGACAACCGAACTGGGCTCCGGCTCTGGTTCCTCATCGGGGGCGTCAACCGTCGTGGTGGAGGTTCAGCATCTTGGCTCCGGTCTGCACGGCATCCTCGTCACCGGCGCCCCTCCCAGCGACGGCTCGTTGTTCCACCGCGCCGTCCGCGCGGTCGAGGAGGCCGGAGGCGAGGTGCAGAACGCGCACTTCTCCGTGGTCGGCGCCAGGGCCGTGTACACCATCCACACGCTGGTGAGCCAGCTCGCGCGTCAACCATTAGACATTTCGGATTACAATCTGTCCCTCTCTCCAAATATGATCTAGCGTACATGATGATATCTTTAACGAGGAGCTATATATCGATCTTGTAGATTGGAGAGCAGCAGGGCAGCATCGAGAGGGTGGTGCAAAGGCTCAAGGAAACAGTACGTGGACGCTAAGATCCCGTCATGAACGAGGGAAATTCTCCTTAATCCCAGACAGAACAAAACTATTTCATGTGACACTGATTCCAGATTTGTGTGCTGTATTGTACAAGCCCTAAAATTAGTACTAgtacttactagtactagtaacgCTAGCTAGTTGGCCAGCATGCATACGTAGGGCATGCAATTCAACTTGGGCAattagcgtgttggttatcgaTCAGTCAACGCGCGCGGCATGCAAGGAGAGCTGCCTACCCATACTGTTCTCTGTTGTTGCTGGTATGATGGCTCAAAATACCAGTCCTCGCGGCGTGGGGACGCACGACAGATTATTCAGTTGGTAATTTACCAAACTCTAGCGGTCTAGCCCTATGTATGCAGATTGCAGATGATCTATGAATACTATGTGTGTGGTTTCTTATTCTCGAAAGATGCGTCCAACattcttagagcatctctagtgGATCCCTACAAAATGATAAAGTAAACGGTCGAGTAAAGCTTAGACAACCGATAAATAGCAAAACTGTTACTGTAGGTACAAAATAGCTTGACTATGACTGGTCATTCCCGGTACCAGCCGAGCAGTGTAGTAGCCCTCGGAAATCGTTGCACCCAGCAGCGCGTACGTGGTAAATGGATGTTTCTGCAAGGAGATTCATGACACGTACCCAGGTGTCTGAAACGGAGAGATCAGTAAATGCACTGCCAGCCCAAAAGCATGTAATGAACCGGAGCCCAAACGCATGCACGTTTCCCAGTCTGTAATTGAACCTGAGAACGCACGACACGACCAATAAATAGGGAGATCGATCCATGTGCGCTGCATTGCATTCCCGGCCAAACGCCACACAAAACAACAAATAACCACGGCATGGAGAAAGCCTCGGATCACCGTCGACTGGCGCCCGCCATAGTCGTCACCTTGATCGCCACCGTCGTCGTACTGTCCCCTCTCCCAGCCGCCGCCGAACAACACCCACCGGCGCCGCCACCACGCACGCTGACCGAACCAAGCCCAAAGCCGGAAGCAGCAGTGGCGACAGCCGCCGACCGGCCGACAGACTGCGTGGTCAAGGACAGGAACGGCCGGCCGTGGCCGTGCTCCCAGCCGATATACGCGTGCGACATTGAGAACAGCATGGGCAACGACCAGTACGACATGGCCTTTCACtgcgacgacgacggcgacacCGAGTGGCTTCTCCCCAACGGCGCAAGCACGGAGAATTGGGTCTACAGGAAGCCCAAGGTGACGTGCTGGTGGAGGTACGCCGGGAACACCATGAGCGGAGTGGTGGTGTAGGATGTCCAGTGGCCGGGGGCGAAGTCGTGCAGGGTGGCGACGGAAGGAGGGGCCTCGCCGTGCAAACTCGTGTTCGACGAGCACAAGGTGGTGACCTTCGTGACGCCAGCGGGGAGGAGGGTGCTGGGCGACGTCGCCGTCAAGGAGTGCAGCAAGAACTGGGGCGGGTTCGGCGGGTGGCTGCTGTTCGGGCTCGGCTGCACCTACCCCGAGCACGAACACCCCTACGTCGGCCGCGTCGTGGAGTAATTAGTGAGGGCCCAACAAATATGCATTCTTGCACAGAGAGCCAGCATATATTGATCCATGTACCAAACCCTACTATTGGCAAGGTGAATCTATGAGCTTTATGAGTTTCATTACCAGGTTTGCATCGATACTCATCGATTATGCACGTGTGTTAGAGAGGCGCATTGGTATAGACACGTGCGTGCCATGTGTGTGGGGATGGAGGGATGGTGTGTGTTGACGCTCGTATCTCCTTTGTATAGTTCAAAAAAAAAGAGGGTAGGGTAGGGTAGAGGTTGAACTCACATCGGCTATCGATTTTGGATGTGGGAGGCGGTATATGCGCCTTTTGGGGCCTTCAGATCTGGCGAGCGCTTCGTGTGTATCATTGTATTGACgttaagagcaactccaataggggcgacccatttcgtccgcccgCGTCCGTTTGGATCGGCGCGGACAAAAATgacggcccaacgcgccgacctaAATTCAAAACGTGTCCGCCCGGCGTCCGCGCAGACCCATTTCCGGCCCAAAATTGCGCCCggaatgcgtcggcgcggacgcgccACGCGTCTCCTTGCCGTCCGCCGCGTCCCCACCTGGCGGCCGTCTAACTACGACGGTCAACATAATTTATGACGACCGCCTATCTTGGGCGCACGCGTCAGCGACGGCGGTCGTCCTTTTTTAAGCCGGGCGtgcggcggggccgtcctcatccacTACCACTCGCCCCCCGTCCCCATCTAGCCACCCCTGCCCCCACGCCGGCGACAACCCTAGCCACCGCCAGCATGGGCTTCTTCTCCGGCATCGGCAGCAGCCGCAAGGGCAAGGCCCCCGCCCGCCATTCCCCCTCCCTTCCCGCCCTCCCCGCACCGGCGCGCGCTCCCCGGCAGAGGCAGCGCATCAACGTGTCGTTGCACCAGGCCGAGTGGCACTAGCACCAACGTAGATGCCATGTTCTCCATAATACCATGATGATTCTGCTTCTGATATGCTCCTATGAATCCGCGAGGAGATTGAAGAACCACTCGTCGCTGGTATACTTGACTTTCGATCGAATTGGTAGTGGTCAGTGACCTTGCATTGCATCCCAGAGGCTAGCAGCATTTGGACATGCAACCAAAGCATGAAATGATGATTCCTGCTCCCGATCTCACACCCTACAATACCCATTAGAGCCGAGGTGCCTTCTTCTTTTTCCAAAATTCGTAGGCAGTGCTCCCAAGGACACCCGCCATGCAAAGTTTTTCATCTTTGGCGGCACTGTAGCACTCCAGACTAGTTTCCAAAGGGACTTGTCACCTGATGGTGACGAACTCGATGCTCCTGGACATAATTCTTCACTGTGGTTGGACATAGCAACATGGTAAGCATTCTTTACTCTTAGATTACCCGATTTATCCCATGGCCATGATAAAAAAAACTCCTCCTGTTGCCGCGGGAACGTCCTGATCCTCGGGATCGAATCGATATCCGCCAGACAGAAGTAACATTGTAGTAACTCCAACTTCCAATTACCATGATCATCCAGAAAATCACTAACTCTGTTGAGAGGGCAATTCCTCTTGGGGAGGATGGGTGTGTATTGTGGCCCACGTGGAATCCATGGGTCTCTCCAGACACGAATATTGCACCATTGCCGACGCGCCATAACATACATTTCTTGACTAGCTCTAGGCCATACTCAATTCCTTTCCACACTGCCAAAGAATTGCTAGGAAATACCGTGTCCACTAAGTTACTAATAGGATACTATTTGGCACGAAGTACCCTCCACATAGTGACTCCAGTGTCGTCAAGAGACGCCAAGCTTGCTTGGCAAGCAATGCCTGATTATAAGCTCTCATGTCACGGAAACCAAGACCACCTTTAGACTTGAGCAGAGTTAATTTGTCCCATGCAACCCACGACATCTTCCTCCTACCATTCTCCACACCCCACCAATATTGTTTCATCATTTTTGTCAAATCATCACACACCGAGGATGGAAGTTTAAAGATACTCATGACATAAACTGGGATGGCTTGTGCAGCAGACTTGGTTATCACCTCTTCACTAGCATGTGAGGAATACCTTTCGCTCCAGTCCACTAATCTCTCACTCAATCTGGACTGCAAGGACTCAAAATGTCCTTTGTGCATTCTACCTTCCGGAACAAGAAGATCCAGATATTTAGGTTCAAATTCCTGTTGTGTGACGCCTAAGATATGTTTCACCTCATCAACCACCGGAATAGGGCAACTGTCAGCAAACAGGATTGAGAACTTCGAAGGATTAATGAGCTGAACCGTCGCTAAAGATAAGTGTTCAGAACATCCTTGACAATAGCCGCATGATCCGTGGTTGCCCGAAAGAAGGGAAGGGAATCATTCGCAAATAATAAATGTAAAATAGCCAGTGCCCTCCGACACATTTTGAGAGCCTCTAGGCCTCTTCCTTGTACAACATCATGTAGGGCGGACAAAGCGTCAGCGACAAAGAGGACAAGACAAGGTGATAATGGGCCACCTTGACGCAAGCCGCGAGATGGTGAGAATTGCTCCAACAATCTTCCATTAAACTTCACCGAGAACTTTACTGAGCACACAGTCCATAACTTGAGAGACCCATCGGGGGGCAAAACCCCACTTCAACAAAGCACGCTCCAGGAAACCCAAATCCACACGGTCATAGGCCATTGCCGTTGTGTAAAGCTGATGGAAGTTTTATTAAGGTGGTGGTTTGTCTATGAGATTTCCAATCTACATTGTGCTTCTATGAGGAAAACTTCTTCTCCCAGTTTGAAGTCGGTTGATTGCTGCAATTAACGAAGTAAACCTATGGGctttagggcatctccagcgctcaCCCCCAAATTTCCTTCTGCATCCATCCATGGACAGAGGGGGGACCAGTCCACGGACAGGAATGCGGGAAACCCGTGCATTTATCTCATTCCAAACAGTCCAAGACACAAGCATAGTGAGCGATGTCATGGCACTACAATTTGCAACATGCATGCTCGACATGTTAGTCCACCACTCCTTGATGGGCCTCTCGACGCCCCGTAGTGCGGCCACTCCTTGATCATGCCCCAAAGTCTCATGGTGGAGGGACATTTGTAGAATAGGTGAGAAGTCGATTCTTCTCCCCTCGAGCATAATGGACACAACCCACAATTTAGCCAACCTCTCTTGGCCAACCTAACAGCCATCCAAATTCTTCTTGGCCCTGAACGATTGCATCCGCCACGCTCGCCTTCTTGGCCGTGTGGCGGTGGGCTTTGCGTTCCGCGGACGTGGCCCTGTGGGCGGCAGCCACCCTCGGGTCCTCATGTCAGTGGAGAATATGAGCGTGTATTTCACGAATAGAAAGAGATCGTCTTTTAATTAAGAAAGGACAAATGTATCTTACTTTCTCAATTTTAAGTCAACCATTATTTACGTGGCCATTGTGTACACGCTCGCCTGGAAAATAACAGGGATGCAAACGGATGGTGTCCGTATGTCCACGATAGAAAAATTAAACTAAGTTTTTAAAACAATGAAGATTATGCAATTTTTGCTTCGCGGGCATGCGGATGCCGTCCGCTTGCATCCCTGGAAAATAACTAGACACGTTACACAATTAAGGGCGTATTTGGTTACATTGACAATCGAGCCTGGCCCGGCGAGCCTGGCTCTAGTGAGCCGGTCTGACGTGATGCAGGCAAAAAGACCCCAGATGCACatagtttggttgcctgcatgtgCCTTAGTTGCATGAGACAACCATTTTTGACCCGgcgtttggttgcccgcattgcATTAGACGCACATATGACATGGTGTTTGATTGCAATCTACATAAGGTGTTGTCACCACTTCTAACTAGTGGTGAGCTTACCACACACAATCGAACATGTGCCAGCTAGTTAAACAAATGACAGTTCATCCTAACTACTATCAAATGACATTTCAAATTATTAAAAGCGATTGGCTAAATAGGGGATAGTTCATCGGTGTTACTGCTACCagatcttcctcttcctcttcctcttcttttgcttctgcttctgctactgcttcttcttcttcttcttcttcttcttcctcttcttcaaaTCCTGTACTGACCTCTGTTAAGCCACATTGCCTCTGCCCACTGCAATCTTTTGTTCTTCCAAGCGTCATTGTCAAATGTCTCCACACCATGGCTGGAGCTAACAACATCGTCAGGCTCGGCCTCTTCCTCCTCAGGCATGTGTTAATTAAAGCCCCACTGGAGGATCCAGTTATGCAGAATGCAACAAGTAAGAACAAGCTTAATCTGAGTGGAGTATGGGTGGAATGGCTTCTGATCCATGATCTTAAACCTATTCTTCAGAGCTCCAAATGCCCTCTCAACAGTTACTCTAAGGCCGGAGTGTCTGAGATTAAACAGCTCCTGTGCAGTCCTAGGATAGTTCCTACCAGAGAACTCGTTGAGATAGTATCTGATTTTCCTGAAGGGTGGAAGAATACCCGGCCGACATGCATAGCCAGCATCTCCAGGGTAGAACTTGCCGTCGGGGATGATGATCCCATTAGGTCGACTCATGCTGTCACTGAGAATGTTAGCATCATGCGCTGACCCCTCCCAGCCAGCCAGCACATATGTGAACTTCAGATCAAAGTCAACAACAGCAAGCACATTCTGGCTTGTGTAGTGCTTCCTCCCCCTGTATGCTGCAGACTGTGACCTAAGAACTCTGGAAGCGACATGAGTACCATCTATTTCCCCAATGCAATCCTGAAAATGGCATCACAAGCCTGTGTTAGTGCTCAACTTGAACAATACAACATATCAAGCCTTGAAAAGTGTATATTGTCAATGCTCACCTTGAAGTATGGATACCATCTTGGGCTTCCGCGAATCTTGGGTGGAGTCTGGCCAGATGGTCTCCTGATCATCTCTCCTCTAAGCTCACCAATAGCAAAAAGCACCTACTTGAAGTACCTAGAGATGGTCTCCATTGATCTCCTGAATGTGTTGTGAATGACCCTGAACCTTTGGTTATGGCCAACAACATGGAGGAACATGCCCACTTGCTCTTCGACACTGGTGTTGATGCTATCTTGTAGCAGCCCCCTGCTCCTGAAGGTCTCGACAAGCCTGGCAAATGGTGTTTTTTTCATTCGAAGCATCCACAGAGCCTCGACGTCATTGCggttgtagatgtagttcaatTTTGGATCCTCTCCTGTTCCCGGAGAAACAATGGACCATAGCGGATCAAAGGTCTCCCAGCACAACGAACAGCTCTCTCGTGCATGAACATGACCCATGCCTGAATCACACTAATCAGTGCTGCTGCCTGGATTATCAGCCTCATCCGTGCGTCCATAACCTAGTCAACATCGACGGTTCGTTCAGTGGGAAATCGATCCTACACCTAGCCTAACGGCCTAACCACCGAGCTAacaagggggggggggtgctTACCGGCATCGGAGACGAGGACGGCGTAGGGGGAGCCATGGCACAGACTAGGTCGACCAGACGGTGGCCAACAGCCGTCGCCGCctcttcctccgccgccgccgcctcctctagCGCAGATCTGAAAACGCAGCCGCCGCCGGTGGTGAGGCAGTAGGGAAGAAAGGGGGTAGTGGCTATGGGTGAGCGAGTGAAAGGGGGGTGAGGCTAGATTTGGCGCCGGGACGGCGCGCCAGATTTCCCATCTCCCGCCATCCGCCCTCGCCCTCTTGCGTCGCACCCGCCCGTGCGACCTCGCGCCGCACTCAGCCTGCCTCGCGATAAACTGCCGATCCGAGCATTTCCAGCGAGCCGGGCTCTGGGCTGCTTTGAGAAGCGTGCGAAGCAGGCCCAACAGTGAAACCAGGCAACCAAACAGGCATCTTCCTTCCAGCGCGGGCCTGGTTGGGCTCGATGCGgacaaccaaacacgccctaatCTGTTGAGCCCGTGCAGGTCAGGTATCGGTGTAGCACTCCACGAGAAAAAAAACGGTTTCAGATTTCTTGTGAAAAAAGGGTTCGTTTGATGTTTcgtatctactccctccgttcctaaatatttgtctttctagaggtttcaaatgatgactacatacgaaacaaaatgagtgaatctacactctaaaatatgtctatatacatccgtatgtggtaaccatttgaaatctctagaaagacaaatatttaggaacggagggagtatatacaTGAAGCAGAATCTCTCAGCCAAGTAACAGTGACAAAACAGAGAGAGTAATGTACAGAGCTGGCCGGAATATCTAAACGCGTGTATTAATTAACCCGAGATTAGTAACATCCTTGTTAATTAGCCTACCGCATACAGATGAGTTACTCGCCCTGAGCACGCACCCGCCTACTCGATCCGAGAGACATACGCGTTCCATATatgcatccatccatccatccatccctCGCTCACAGCAGTGCACCGAAAGATCACAAACAAGATGGAGAAAGCCTCGAGCACCGCGGCCATCATCGTCCTCGTCGCCTTTGTCGCCCTCGTCCCGGCCGCCATCGCCCAAGCATGCCCGCCGCTGCGACCAGGCGAGCAAACCCACAACAAGAGCAGCAACATGACGAGGTTCGTGTGCAACATCGAGGACCGCATGGGGAACAAGGACTACGAGATGCGCTTCGCCTGCAACAACAGAATGTCCTTCCACCTCAACGACGGCGGCTCGACCACGTCGCAGTGCTACAACGGCGTGCTCGGCCGGGCCGCGCCCCCGCCGCCAGCCATTGGGTGGAGCAGTCCGCAGCAGGTCAACCCGCCTAGCCCCAGGGTGATGTGCCGGTGGACGTACGCCGGGAACATCATGGATGGGGTGGTGGTGTGGGACGAGGAGTGGCCGGAGGCCTGGTCGTGCAGGGAGGGGGCCGGCGGGATGTGCAGGCTCGTGTTCGAGAACAGGGTGGTGACCCTCGTcacggccaaggggaggagggtGATGGGCGACGTCGCCATTAAGGAGTGCAGCAAGAACTGGTTCGGGTGGCTGCCGTTCGGGCTCGGCTGCACCTACCCCAAGCACGAGCACCCATACATCGGCGCCATCGTGGAGTAATTAGTAAGGACCGAGCACCACCGTGGGATTGATGTGTTTGATACGTGATAATTATCCACCGTACGATCTATGATGCGATGAGATGGCTAGCATAATTGTGTTTCTACCTTCGCTTGAGTTTCACGAGTTTAGTAGATCCACTGATTTTTGTAGAAGAAATACTTACAGATGTTTCAATATATCTACATTGACAAATACTACAAAAATAAACTGAAAGACACCCTCCCCCCCAAAAGAATTTATCATAGTCTCCAAAGTCTTTCAACTCCATCTTCTTGTCCAGCCGGCGAAGAATGTCGTCGATCTCACCACTGGGGCGTATGAATGGAGTTGTTGCAAATACCACATGAGAAAGTTCACCAATAACACCCGTCACCATGGGCTacatttttttttgcggggaacgTCACCATGGGCTCCATAAACTGCAATAGAAACCTATCGGGAGATGCAGGAGAAAGCACACGTTGGAAGAGTGTCGACCAGGGCCAGGGCGTACAGACGCACCCTGTGAACAAGTTGTTGAAAGTGTTCCACATAACCCACCAACACGAAGCAAGAACACACCCATCTGATGCTTGACGAAGAGAGGAGGCACTCCATCACCACCTTGACAGTCACCCAGATCTAATAAATGGCTTGATTATCCCCGTCATCACTAATGATCACGTCGCCCCATAGATTTGGCTTCCCAAATTGACGTGACCATGCCCTTACGAGGTTGTCACCGGTCTCAGAGCGAACAACGCCGAGGCTAGGAAGAGGTCGGAGGGATTTATTCCATCGCCATGATGTCGATGCTGTTAGGAGGCATATATGTATGCAAAGACCTATATAAAAAGACCCCAATATGGCAAGAACGTCATATTTGTTGCCTCGCTGGAGCGAACGTTCCGTTCGCTACTAGGGGAGAGGAAGATCCATTGAACGAATTTGTTCGACAGGAGAACCCCCACTGCGGGAACACCCTCCCTCATCGGCCCTACAAGCCTTTTTCTgtagaaaataaaaaggaaaaataaagcCCAGTAGCATTAAAGCCCGGACTAGCAATAAATGTATATTTTATTCAAAATATAGGTATTTATATTTTTAAATAACCAAAATATAATTATTTTAATTAAAAATGCCACTGTTCATGTGTTTCGGGCCGGGCCGGGTCGAGCTTGGGGTTGTTGCCTCGGGCTTTGACAATCCCGACCTGAAAACTGACCCACCCCAGGGTATGATCAGGTTTAGTTCAAACCAAAAAAATGCCATCATCTTTAAAAGCAGAAATTTGCCATGGTAAAAAGTTTTCTTTTTGCAATGACCAAAATAAAAGGTCATGGCAAATTTCCATATGTACATACATGGTGGCAAGAAAATGTCGATTAAAATTTGTAAGATATTTTTAGTATATAAATGAAGACACAAAACATGTCAATTAAAATTTGTAAGGTATTTTTAGTATACCAAGCATTTCTGGATCAGTGCATGGCAATTTGAAGTAAATAAACTGAAAAATGGAGCAAAAAGGTTGGGTGAGGTGCTACCTGCAGAGAATGGAGCCAACACCGGGGCCTTGTGTAGTGCGTCGCGGTGGTGGTCGAGCTCAAGTTGGGGTCCTAGTCCTCATCCTCCTTTGATGTACTCTCATTTTAcccgaacgagcttttgagagcTGCTGCAACCATGCTTAGGTTGGATCCCTGCAGGAGGTGGATGCGAGCTCGTGGTCGTCGCCACTGTGTTGGGGGAGTGGCAGATACATGGTGGTGGTCGTCGTCGACGCAGACCCATCCTCCCGTGGTTGCGGTCTCGCCTCTGCTAGACCTGACACCTGGCGGACGACCCCGTCACGGATCCCACGGCCATGGCACTGACCTCTAGTGGATCCCACGATCACCTCTACATCTGGGCGGCGGAGGAGCGATTGACACAGCCAGGCCGTCGACCCCGCGACGACGGGCGCGCACACGAGCACCTCATTCGGCTTGAAAGATCGGCACAGGGACCCCTAACACCTTCGGCACGGTAAACGGCCACCACCATGCCCTCGTCGCTCGCTCGACCACTGTTGACACAACGCCGTCCGCCGGATCCGATGCATGAGTCCTACCACCGCCCTCCACCGTCGAGGGGTTGATGGAGACGGCGCACGCGCATGAGCACCTCCACGGTTTCCCAATGGGTACAGGCACCCCCATGCCTTGCTTCTAAGGTCGGATGCCGATGTACCCTCGCCAAGGATCTGATGGGATTGTTGGAACATGAGCCGTCACGGTGGGTTGGAAGAGTGGAATGGGGGAAAGGAGAACACGGAGGAAGTGGGCTGGGGACGTCTCTATCTGCGCGAAAATGGTTTGCCTCTGttagaattaatttaattcagTAATTAGGGATAATCCTCCCTTGTACAAGCCGATCGTGCGGATTGCCAGGCAACCGACGCGACGGTTCTCCCACGCCCCCACGACGGACGGGTCCTTTCAATCGCGTCCGTTCTGCTTGTATATAAACTGTGATCCTAATTCGTTCTTAAACAGCCTCCACCACAACTCCAAGCGAACGGACCGCGACTAGTGACGTGGCGAGGAGGCTTGCTGTAGGATTTGTGCGGCTAATCAGACGGCTATGAAGACGTTCG
This genomic window contains:
- the LOC109786456 gene encoding transcription factor bHLH162, whose protein sequence is MAMPPPPPPPLHPVTAGGKPERKTVERNRRNQMNALYYRLDTLVRAGGAPAAATRPDRLGEAAAYISRTAERVERLKDRKRELTAARAASTTELGSGSGSSSGASTVVVEVQHLGSGLHGILVTGAPPSDGSLFHRAVRAVEEAGGEVQNAHFSVVGARAVYTIHTLIGEQQGSIERVVQRLKETVRGR